From one Deinococcus aetherius genomic stretch:
- a CDS encoding TetR/AcrR family transcriptional regulator — protein sequence MPAETPRSLAKRQQILTAARTLFLTQGYARTSTDAITEAASVSKQTLYAYYRGKSELLAATIAQELGVLDLDGRFGQTPATLTELRSCLLDFSGAVTGHLLKPDALALLRLLIGEAIHLPDLRASLRQAFPARLIGATEHLLAGAHTRGLIHTPDPHLSARMFVGPVMSYVALDGLFSDTLPQPPPQATLATLVDLFLRTVAAKGEET from the coding sequence TTGCCCGCCGAGACACCCCGTTCCCTGGCCAAACGCCAGCAGATCCTCACCGCCGCCCGGACCCTGTTCCTCACCCAGGGCTATGCCCGCACGAGCACGGACGCCATCACCGAGGCGGCCAGCGTCAGCAAGCAAACCCTCTACGCCTACTACCGGGGCAAATCCGAACTCCTCGCCGCCACCATCGCGCAGGAACTCGGCGTCCTCGACCTCGACGGCCGCTTCGGCCAGACTCCCGCCACCCTGACCGAACTGCGGTCCTGCCTGCTCGACTTCTCCGGGGCCGTGACCGGGCACCTCCTGAAGCCCGACGCGCTGGCCCTGCTGCGACTCCTGATCGGCGAGGCCATTCATCTGCCCGACCTGCGCGCCAGCCTGCGCCAGGCCTTCCCCGCCCGCCTGATCGGCGCCACCGAACACCTCTTGGCGGGCGCGCACACGCGCGGGCTCATTCACACGCCCGACCCGCACCTCAGCGCCCGCATGTTCGTCGGGCCAGTGATGAGCTACGTCGCCCTCGATGGCCTGTTCAGCGACACCCTGCCCCAGCCCCCGCCCCAGGCCACGCTCGCCACCCTCGTCGACCTGTTCCTGCGCACCGTCGCGGCGAAAGGAGAAGAGACATGA
- a CDS encoding Ppx/GppA phosphatase family protein, with protein sequence MRVAVADVGTNSSHLLIAQSRPRVEGGDTPGDSLGYRVLDALKDRTRLGECLDPQGHLTPEGEDRLAGALTSFRTLSQAAGVPELRVYATSALREAPNGAEVARRAHERTGVYPAVISGEREGELTYLGAAHSVDFGPDNVLLDLGGGSLELARGGPEAAADVLSLPLGAIRMRRAWLGHDPPTRAELRALGDAVRAALIPHVSRFAARPGTRMVLSSGTAEAAAALLAAGEGAAPGSVNGLPVSTADLGALLDRLRGLSAARRARLPELGGRADTIVAGLGVLHAALEALGVAGATVSEGALREGMLIEELGRHAAFAAGLSARQRSVLEVAERFGANLAHARQVAALAQDLLARLAAAGESFPPEAHSLLTAAAGLHEVGQIVAQSAHHKHAAYLIRHAGLRGFTPRETELVAQLARYHRRSAPKASHPEYAALPPADRSLVSRLAAVLRVADGLDRSHAGGARLSGLRRQEGGWTLEVGGATPLDLVGAREKADLWAREFGPLSFQGLT encoded by the coding sequence ATGAGGGTCGCCGTCGCCGACGTGGGCACCAATTCCAGCCACCTGCTCATCGCCCAGAGCCGGCCCCGGGTGGAAGGCGGGGACACGCCGGGCGACTCCCTGGGCTACCGGGTGCTCGACGCCCTCAAGGACCGCACCCGGCTGGGCGAGTGCCTGGACCCGCAGGGCCACCTGACGCCCGAGGGCGAGGACCGTCTGGCGGGCGCCCTGACCTCCTTCCGAACACTGAGCCAGGCGGCGGGCGTGCCCGAGTTGCGGGTCTACGCCACCAGCGCCCTGCGCGAGGCCCCGAACGGGGCGGAGGTCGCCCGGCGCGCGCACGAGCGCACCGGCGTGTACCCGGCGGTCATCAGCGGGGAGCGCGAGGGCGAGCTGACCTACCTGGGCGCGGCCCACAGCGTGGATTTCGGGCCCGACAACGTGCTCCTCGACCTCGGCGGCGGCAGCCTGGAACTCGCGCGGGGCGGCCCCGAGGCGGCGGCGGACGTGCTCAGCCTGCCGCTGGGAGCCATCCGCATGCGCCGGGCCTGGCTGGGGCACGACCCGCCCACCCGGGCCGAGCTGCGGGCGCTCGGGGACGCGGTGCGAGCGGCCCTCATTCCCCACGTCTCCCGGTTCGCCGCGCGGCCCGGCACCCGGATGGTGCTGTCGAGCGGCACCGCCGAGGCCGCCGCCGCGCTCCTGGCCGCTGGAGAGGGCGCGGCCCCGGGAAGCGTGAACGGCCTGCCGGTGAGCACTGCCGACCTCGGCGCGCTGCTCGACCGGCTGCGGGGCCTGAGCGCCGCCCGGCGCGCCCGGCTGCCGGAACTGGGGGGCCGGGCGGACACCATCGTCGCCGGGCTCGGCGTGCTGCACGCGGCCCTGGAGGCCCTGGGGGTGGCGGGGGCGACGGTCAGCGAGGGGGCGCTGCGCGAGGGGATGCTGATCGAGGAACTCGGACGGCACGCCGCCTTCGCCGCTGGCCTGAGCGCCCGACAACGCAGCGTGCTGGAGGTGGCCGAGCGCTTCGGGGCCAACCTCGCGCACGCCCGGCAGGTGGCCGCGCTCGCGCAGGACCTCCTCGCCCGGTTGGCTGCTGCGGGCGAGTCCTTCCCGCCGGAGGCGCACAGCCTGCTCACCGCCGCCGCCGGGCTGCACGAGGTCGGGCAGATCGTGGCACAGAGCGCTCACCACAAGCACGCGGCATACCTGATCCGCCACGCGGGGCTGCGCGGGTTCACGCCGCGCGAGACCGAACTCGTGGCCCAGCTCGCCCGCTACCACCGCCGCAGTGCGCCCAAGGCCAGCCACCCGGAGTACGCGGCGCTGCCCCCCGCCGACCGCTCGCTCGTGTCGCGCCTCGCCGCCGTGCTGCGCGTGGCCGACGGCCTGGACCGCTCGCACGCCGGGGGGGCGCGGCTCTCGGGGTTGCGGCGTCAGGAGGGCGGGTGGACCCTGGAGGTGGGCGGCGCGACCCCCCTCGACCTCGTGGGCGCGCGCGAGAAGGCCGACCTGTGGGCCCGCGAGTTCGGACCCCTGAGCTTTCAGGGCCTAACCTAG
- a CDS encoding TetR/AcrR family transcriptional regulator produces MTQAGGADRTPRGPTFAPGGVRLSARDRILETARVLFYRRGVANVGVDEIIAESGVAKATLYKHFGSKDELILEYMRQGDARWVAWLQETVERLAPDPEARLLAVFDALREWFSLPHFRGCLLTNVVTALPDPGHAAGDILAGHKERVLGLLRRWAREAGAEHPDALAEQVLMLLEGATAVARAQRDPEAADRAQATVRALLEADRAP; encoded by the coding sequence ATGACTCAGGCTGGAGGAGCCGACCGAACGCCGCGTGGCCCCACCTTCGCCCCGGGTGGGGTCAGGCTCAGCGCCCGTGACCGCATTCTGGAAACGGCCCGTGTGCTGTTCTACCGCAGGGGCGTGGCGAACGTGGGCGTGGACGAGATCATCGCCGAGAGCGGTGTCGCCAAGGCCACGCTGTACAAACACTTCGGAAGCAAGGACGAGCTGATCTTGGAGTACATGCGTCAGGGTGACGCGCGCTGGGTGGCCTGGCTGCAAGAGACCGTCGAGCGCCTTGCCCCTGACCCTGAAGCCCGCCTTCTGGCGGTGTTCGACGCCCTGCGGGAGTGGTTTTCGCTGCCGCACTTTCGCGGCTGCCTGCTCACGAATGTGGTGACCGCCCTGCCCGACCCGGGGCATGCCGCCGGAGATATCCTCGCGGGGCACAAGGAGCGGGTGCTGGGGCTGTTGCGCAGGTGGGCACGTGAGGCGGGGGCCGAGCACCCGGACGCACTCGCCGAGCAGGTCCTGATGCTGCTGGAGGGCGCGACCGCCGTCGCCCGCGCCCAGCGGGACCCGGAGGCCGCCGACCGTGCACAGGCGACCGTCCGCGCCCTGCTTGAGGCGGACCGCGCCCCGTGA
- a CDS encoding FAD-dependent monooxygenase gives MTTGTTDVLIAGAGPTGLFLALWLTRLGVRVLIADPRRGPVRETRAIAVQARTLEFYDQLGLGEQALARGRHFDRLNLFVGGDLRGSVRLRGVGDGLTPHPYLYILTQDENEAMLASHLGALGVQVDWETEVTGFTQDGDGVTATLERDGRERTVRASFVAGCDGARSTVRHAMNVPLSGGTYEQRFYVADITLSGRIREGDVNLVLADDDFLAFFPMPGSDRHRVVGQLPPGAPEDATFDLVRSRIEANGLARVSQLHWFSTYRVHHRVADQFRAGRAFLLGDAAHVHTPVGGQGMNTGLGDAANLAWKLAQVLRGGSTELLDTYEPERRPFAVSLVGTTDRVFTGIVGRGRAARLFRLGVVPTLVPLLTRFRAVRRLLFLTVSQTRLRYPRSPLSQGRAGRVRGGDRLPWVPHPGGSNFDPLRTLTWQVHVYGGADPELLAWCARRDLPLHVFPYDAAARRAGLEAGAAYLVRPDGYVGLVAPRLDFSLFDAYAARWLPGRVQPSPVPRPVLTS, from the coding sequence ATGACCACAGGCACCACGGACGTCCTCATCGCCGGGGCCGGACCGACCGGGCTCTTTCTCGCCCTGTGGCTCACCCGCCTGGGCGTGCGGGTCCTCATCGCCGACCCCAGGCGCGGCCCGGTACGGGAGACCCGGGCCATCGCCGTGCAGGCGCGCACCCTGGAGTTCTACGACCAGCTCGGCCTGGGTGAGCAGGCCCTCGCGCGGGGCAGGCATTTCGACCGCCTCAACCTGTTCGTGGGCGGCGACCTGCGGGGCTCGGTGCGCCTGCGCGGGGTCGGGGACGGCCTCACGCCGCACCCGTACCTGTACATCCTGACCCAGGACGAGAACGAGGCCATGCTCGCCTCGCACCTGGGCGCGCTCGGCGTCCAGGTCGATTGGGAGACGGAGGTGACGGGCTTCACCCAGGACGGGGACGGCGTGACCGCGACCCTGGAACGGGATGGACGGGAGCGGACGGTGCGCGCCTCCTTCGTCGCGGGATGCGACGGCGCCCGCAGCACGGTCCGGCACGCCATGAACGTCCCCCTGTCGGGCGGGACGTATGAGCAGCGGTTTTATGTCGCGGACATCACCCTGAGCGGGAGGATTCGTGAGGGCGACGTCAACCTGGTCCTTGCCGACGACGATTTCCTCGCCTTTTTCCCCATGCCCGGGTCGGACCGGCACCGGGTCGTCGGCCAGCTTCCCCCCGGCGCGCCCGAGGACGCGACCTTTGACCTCGTGCGTTCCCGGATCGAGGCGAACGGGCTCGCCCGGGTGAGCCAGCTCCACTGGTTCAGCACCTACCGGGTGCATCACCGGGTCGCCGACCAGTTCCGTGCCGGGCGCGCCTTCCTGCTGGGTGACGCGGCGCATGTCCACACCCCCGTGGGCGGACAGGGCATGAACACCGGCCTCGGGGACGCGGCCAACCTGGCGTGGAAACTTGCCCAGGTTCTGCGCGGCGGGAGTACCGAACTTCTGGACACGTACGAACCCGAACGCCGACCCTTCGCGGTCTCCCTGGTGGGCACCACCGACCGGGTGTTCACCGGCATCGTGGGACGCGGCCGGGCCGCCCGTCTGTTCCGGCTGGGCGTCGTGCCAACGCTGGTGCCGCTCCTCACCCGCTTCCGGGCGGTGCGCCGCCTGCTCTTCCTCACCGTCTCTCAGACGCGCCTGCGCTACCCCCGCAGTCCCCTCAGTCAGGGCCGGGCGGGCCGTGTACGCGGCGGGGACCGCCTGCCCTGGGTGCCGCACCCGGGCGGCAGCAACTTCGACCCGCTGAGGACCCTGACCTGGCAGGTTCACGTGTACGGAGGCGCGGACCCGGAACTCCTGGCGTGGTGTGCCCGGCGAGACCTTCCCCTGCACGTCTTTCCCTACGACGCGGCGGCGCGGCGGGCGGGACTGGAGGCCGGCGCGGCGTACCTCGTGCGGCCGGACGGGTACGTGGGGCTGGTCGCACCGCGCCTGGACTTCAGCTTGTTCGACGCCTACGCCGCCCGCTGGCTGCCTGGAAGGGTCCAGCCCTCGCCGGTGCCCCGCCCGGTCCTCACGTCCTGA
- a CDS encoding choice-of-anchor I family protein: MRAPAVAALVLSLSLSACVRQEAPNRPLVTTLDFTAFDAQQGTLKLRGGTPSGLLSRDAEPEYITVAPDGKTAYVTLQESNAVATLDLTRGAFTRLSNLGLKDHSAPGAGLDPSDRDGAIRIQNWPVKGAYMPDAIANFTAGGRTYLVTANEGDTRDYSAFTDEVRVSALRLDPTAFPNAAVLQADTALGRLTVSSVDADTDGDGDADQLVAFGARSLSVWTADLTRVSDTGDLFERKTAELVPAAFNSNGTASTFDTRSDNKGPEPEGVVVATVGGRPLAFVGLERTGGVMVLDLSDPARPGFLSYTNTVDVTASPQSGTAGDLGPEGLLFISAPDSPNGQPLLVVANEVSGSTTLYRVADTGALTRVGRYQVTPYAYDQGAAEIPAYDPGSKRLFVVNGAIKGLDSLNIADPAAPTLAGQIDLSRYGAGASANSVAVKNGVVAVAVQAPVKTDPGKVALLNPDGSERAPAVMVGSQPDMVTFTPDGTLILTANEGEPQGDYTVDPLGSVSIIDVAKALAAK, encoded by the coding sequence ATGCGCGCTCCTGCCGTGGCGGCCCTCGTCCTGAGCCTCAGCCTGAGTGCCTGCGTGCGCCAGGAGGCGCCGAACCGGCCCCTGGTCACCACCCTGGACTTCACCGCCTTCGACGCCCAGCAGGGGACACTGAAGTTGCGCGGCGGCACGCCCAGCGGCCTGCTCTCCAGGGACGCCGAGCCCGAATACATCACCGTCGCGCCGGACGGCAAGACGGCCTACGTGACGTTGCAGGAGAGCAACGCGGTGGCGACCCTGGACCTGACGCGAGGTGCGTTCACCCGCCTGTCGAACCTGGGACTCAAGGACCACTCCGCGCCCGGTGCGGGGCTCGACCCCAGCGACCGGGACGGCGCCATCCGCATTCAGAACTGGCCGGTGAAGGGGGCGTACATGCCCGACGCCATCGCCAACTTCACGGCCGGCGGGCGCACCTACCTCGTCACCGCGAACGAGGGCGACACCCGCGACTACTCCGCCTTCACCGACGAGGTGCGGGTGAGTGCCCTGCGGCTCGACCCCACCGCGTTTCCGAACGCCGCCGTGCTTCAGGCCGACACCGCCCTGGGCCGCCTCACGGTCAGCTCCGTGGACGCCGACACCGACGGGGACGGGGACGCCGATCAGCTCGTGGCCTTCGGGGCCCGCAGCCTGAGCGTGTGGACAGCCGACCTGACCCGTGTGTCGGACACCGGCGACCTCTTCGAGCGCAAGACGGCCGAGCTGGTTCCTGCCGCGTTCAACTCGAACGGCACGGCGAGCACCTTCGACACCCGCAGCGACAACAAGGGCCCCGAGCCCGAGGGCGTCGTCGTCGCCACCGTGGGCGGACGGCCCCTCGCCTTCGTGGGCCTGGAGCGCACGGGCGGGGTGATGGTCCTCGACCTCAGCGACCCGGCTCGGCCCGGCTTCTTGTCCTACACGAACACCGTGGACGTGACGGCCAGTCCCCAGAGCGGGACGGCCGGAGACCTCGGGCCCGAGGGGCTGCTGTTCATTTCTGCCCCGGACAGTCCCAACGGACAACCCCTGCTCGTCGTGGCGAACGAGGTGAGCGGCAGCACGACGCTCTACCGGGTGGCGGACACGGGGGCCCTGACCCGGGTGGGGCGGTATCAGGTGACCCCCTACGCCTATGACCAGGGCGCGGCCGAGATTCCCGCCTACGATCCCGGCAGCAAGCGGCTGTTCGTGGTGAACGGGGCGATCAAGGGCCTCGATAGCCTGAACATCGCCGACCCGGCAGCCCCCACGCTGGCCGGGCAGATCGACCTGAGCCGCTACGGAGCGGGGGCCTCGGCCAACAGTGTCGCGGTGAAGAACGGGGTGGTCGCGGTCGCCGTGCAGGCGCCGGTCAAGACCGATCCCGGCAAGGTCGCCCTCCTCAACCCTGACGGCAGCGAGCGGGCGCCCGCCGTCATGGTGGGGTCGCAGCCCGATATGGTGACCTTCACGCCGGACGGCACCCTGATCCTCACCGCCAACGAGGGCGAGCCGCAGGGCGACTACACCGTGGACCCGCTCGGCAGCGTCAGCATCATCGACGTGGCAAAGGCGCTGGCGGCGAAGTAG
- a CDS encoding HAD family hydrolase, with product MLFAFDLDGTLVTREHVLPEPIREAIVAVRDAGHLVTVITGRHERDARAVLDALGIDAHYATCHGARVHARGDEHHAECCLEPEVVRSLLEHAGRSSGALAFLSARDRMFVHDPGDAAWDWARRAGHPLHAHHTYADEPVHRFVLATEDAARWRDELRGRHPDLTAFVWEDRYVEVVAAGGHKGDALARLAAVHGVAQEDTVAFGDGVNDIEMLRWAGHAVGVGELQPGVAAVIHEHIPGPEELGVAQWLRRHVLGNVAAPGLACVLP from the coding sequence ATGTTGTTCGCCTTCGACCTCGACGGCACCCTCGTCACGCGGGAGCACGTGCTGCCCGAGCCCATCCGCGAGGCCATCGTCGCGGTGCGGGACGCGGGGCACCTCGTCACCGTCATTACCGGCCGCCACGAGCGGGACGCGCGGGCCGTGCTGGACGCGCTGGGCATCGACGCGCACTACGCCACCTGCCACGGGGCGCGCGTCCACGCCCGGGGAGACGAACACCACGCGGAATGCTGCCTGGAGCCGGAGGTCGTGCGCTCCCTGCTGGAGCACGCTGGGCGCTCTTCCGGGGCGCTGGCCTTCCTGTCCGCCCGGGACCGGATGTTCGTGCATGACCCGGGGGACGCCGCCTGGGACTGGGCCCGCCGGGCAGGCCACCCGCTCCACGCGCACCACACCTACGCGGACGAGCCCGTGCACCGTTTCGTGCTCGCCACCGAGGACGCCGCGCGCTGGCGCGACGAGCTGCGGGGGCGCCACCCCGACCTCACCGCCTTCGTGTGGGAGGACCGCTACGTCGAGGTCGTCGCGGCGGGAGGGCACAAGGGGGATGCCCTGGCCCGGCTGGCGGCGGTCCACGGCGTCGCGCAGGAGGACACGGTGGCCTTCGGAGACGGCGTGAACGACATCGAGATGCTGCGCTGGGCCGGGCACGCGGTCGGGGTGGGCGAGTTGCAGCCCGGCGTGGCGGCAGTGATCCACGAGCACATCCCCGGTCCCGAGGAGTTGGGCGTGGCCCAGTGGCTCCGGCGGCACGTGCTGGGGAATGTGGCCGCGCCGGGTCTGGCGTGCGTGTTGCCCTGA
- a CDS encoding winged helix-turn-helix domain-containing protein — MRALLRRASLDGPEVLTNGPLSVNLSAAEVHLAGRRLTLTRREFDLLAFLTRHVGVVCGRTELLERVWGPAVVHTGRTVDQHVAQLRALLEDTPAHPTLLETVRGQGYRMRRWGG, encoded by the coding sequence GTGAGGGCCCTCCTGCGCCGGGCCAGCCTCGACGGGCCCGAGGTCCTCACGAACGGTCCGCTGAGCGTGAACCTCAGCGCCGCCGAGGTCCACCTCGCCGGTCGGCGGCTCACCCTGACGCGGCGGGAGTTCGACCTGCTGGCCTTCCTGACGCGGCACGTGGGGGTCGTCTGCGGGCGGACAGAGCTGCTCGAACGGGTGTGGGGCCCGGCGGTCGTGCACACGGGACGGACCGTGGACCAGCATGTCGCCCAACTGCGCGCCCTGCTGGAGGACACTCCCGCCCACCCCACCCTGCTGGAAACCGTTCGCGGCCAGGGCTACCGCATGCGGCGCTGGGGAGGGTAA
- a CDS encoding nuclear transport factor 2 family protein, producing the protein MRTAPLGTLTFALITVATAQTPTLSEAQARQVLDQLYKGDYRDAFVQKRPELFLRHIPDDFQSVQVDGQTFDAAALRQFFPTQFPNMVRTIEHNVTIEDVDVLPGGTVSAIVTLHTLIEFRGRGGNYLVNTVGTYRDDWQNRGGRWVEVRGHQLRNQTTTAPRP; encoded by the coding sequence ATGAGGACCGCACCCCTTGGCACCCTGACGTTCGCGCTGATCACCGTCGCCACCGCCCAGACGCCGACCCTCAGCGAGGCCCAGGCCCGGCAGGTTCTCGACCAGCTCTACAAGGGGGATTACCGCGACGCTTTCGTGCAGAAAAGGCCCGAGCTGTTCCTGCGTCACATCCCCGACGACTTCCAGTCGGTGCAGGTGGACGGGCAGACCTTTGACGCGGCGGCGCTCCGCCAGTTTTTCCCAACTCAGTTCCCGAATATGGTGCGGACCATCGAGCACAACGTGACCATCGAGGACGTGGACGTGCTGCCGGGCGGCACGGTCTCGGCCATCGTCACGCTGCACACGTTGATCGAGTTCCGGGGCCGAGGTGGCAACTACCTCGTGAACACGGTCGGCACGTACCGCGACGACTGGCAAAACCGGGGTGGAAGATGGGTCGAGGTGCGGGGCCATCAACTGCGCAACCAGACCACCACCGCCCCTCGCCCCTGA
- a CDS encoding polyphosphate kinase, translating to MTPEGEAGASPDPGAVTEGALPEHVFLNRELSWLAFNDRVLFEALPGRNPLLERLRFTAIAGANLDEFFMVRVAGIHQQLKAGVTARSPDGLTPRETIEEVRRRTHTMLRRIEGALNGLLGDLEEVGVRVTRVQTLDAGARERLRKVYLHQIHPVLTPLALDPSHPFPYLSISATSASTWP from the coding sequence ATGACCCCGGAAGGAGAGGCGGGCGCGTCCCCCGACCCCGGCGCTGTCACCGAAGGCGCCCTGCCCGAGCACGTCTTCCTGAACCGCGAGCTGTCCTGGCTGGCCTTCAACGACCGGGTGCTCTTCGAGGCGCTTCCCGGGCGCAACCCCCTGCTGGAACGGCTGCGGTTCACGGCCATCGCGGGAGCCAATCTCGACGAGTTCTTCATGGTGCGCGTGGCCGGCATCCACCAGCAATTGAAGGCGGGCGTGACCGCGCGCAGCCCGGACGGCCTAACCCCGCGCGAGACCATCGAGGAGGTCCGGCGGCGCACGCACACCATGCTGCGCCGGATCGAGGGAGCCCTGAACGGCCTTCTGGGGGACCTGGAGGAGGTCGGCGTCCGGGTCACGCGGGTGCAGACCCTGGACGCCGGGGCGCGGGAGCGGCTGCGGAAGGTGTACCTGCACCAGATTCACCCGGTCCTGACGCCGCTGGCGCTGGACCCCAGCCACCCCTTTCCGTATCTCAGCATCTCAGCAACCTCAGCCTCAACCTGGCCGTGA
- a CDS encoding NADPH-dependent F420 reductase, whose product MNIAMLGSGGVGQTVGKKLAELGHEVVIGTRHPERLDEKKGYAGSLREWRESTGGRGRVATFADAAAHGEIVVNAVSGLATLDALHAAGEANLRGKVLLDLANELDMSGGAPRSLATDTRSLAEDIQHAFPEARVVKSLNTMSALVMVDPGLVPGGDSTVFLSGDDAGAKAQVADLLRDLGWRDILDLGDLTSARGAEMLLPIWLRLWQQLGTATFNFKIAR is encoded by the coding sequence ATGAACATTGCGATGTTGGGCAGCGGCGGTGTGGGGCAGACGGTGGGGAAGAAGCTCGCGGAACTCGGGCACGAAGTTGTGATCGGCACCCGTCACCCCGAGCGGCTCGACGAGAAGAAGGGCTACGCGGGCAGTCTGCGCGAGTGGCGGGAGAGCACCGGCGGGCGGGGACGGGTGGCGACCTTTGCGGACGCGGCGGCCCACGGGGAGATCGTCGTGAATGCCGTGAGCGGCCTCGCCACCCTGGACGCCCTGCACGCGGCGGGCGAGGCGAATCTGCGCGGCAAGGTGCTGCTCGACCTTGCCAACGAACTCGACATGAGCGGCGGCGCGCCGAGGTCCCTCGCCACCGACACGCGCTCGCTCGCCGAGGACATTCAACACGCCTTTCCGGAGGCCAGGGTCGTCAAGAGCCTCAACACCATGAGCGCCCTCGTGATGGTGGACCCCGGCCTCGTTCCCGGCGGGGACAGCACCGTGTTCCTCAGCGGCGACGACGCGGGGGCCAAGGCGCAGGTGGCGGACTTGCTGCGCGACCTGGGCTGGCGGGACATCCTCGACCTGGGAGACCTCACGAGTGCTCGCGGCGCCGAGATGCTGCTGCCGATCTGGCTGCGGCTGTGGCAGCAACTCGGCACGGCGACCTTCAACTTCAAGATCGCGCGCTGA
- a CDS encoding SDR family oxidoreductase — protein sequence MNERTILVTGATAGLGRAVALQLLAAGHRLIGTGRNEAALERLRVEVATDRFLGLRMDVTQPQEIGRAHAETLNWTAGRGVDVLINNAGYAAMGPATDLSDADLRAQFDTNVFGVMNVIRTFVPEMRTRRSGRIVNVSSLAGRMTFPLGGAYHASKYALEALSDALRMELAPFGVEVVVVEPGAIRTEFAGRSLERINEAKRTDSPYAPILRDTAWLERAATAGAQSAETVARGVVRAALAPRPRARSVLAPNGRLLLGLFRVLPTSVTDATLRRATRLTPGQLEL from the coding sequence ATGAATGAGAGAACAATCCTGGTGACCGGCGCCACCGCCGGACTGGGCCGGGCCGTCGCCCTGCAACTCCTGGCAGCCGGACACCGCTTGATCGGCACCGGGCGCAACGAGGCCGCGCTCGAACGTCTGCGGGTCGAGGTCGCCACCGACCGCTTTCTGGGACTGCGCATGGACGTCACCCAGCCCCAGGAGATCGGGCGGGCGCACGCCGAAACCCTGAACTGGACGGCGGGACGCGGCGTTGACGTGCTGATCAACAACGCCGGGTACGCGGCGATGGGCCCCGCGACCGACCTCTCGGACGCGGACCTGCGGGCGCAGTTCGACACCAACGTGTTCGGCGTCATGAATGTGATTCGCACCTTCGTGCCCGAGATGCGGACGCGCCGATCCGGGCGGATCGTGAACGTCAGCAGCCTCGCCGGGCGCATGACCTTTCCCCTGGGCGGCGCGTACCACGCGAGCAAGTACGCGCTCGAAGCCCTGTCCGACGCCCTGCGCATGGAACTCGCACCCTTCGGGGTGGAGGTGGTGGTCGTCGAGCCGGGCGCCATTCGCACTGAGTTTGCGGGACGCAGCCTGGAACGGATCAACGAGGCCAAGCGGACCGACTCGCCCTACGCCCCGATCCTGCGCGACACGGCGTGGCTGGAACGGGCGGCGACGGCGGGCGCCCAGAGTGCCGAGACCGTGGCACGGGGTGTGGTTCGCGCTGCCCTCGCCCCGCGACCGCGCGCCCGGTCCGTGCTCGCCCCGAACGGCAGGCTGCTGCTGGGGTTGTTCCGCGTGCTGCCCACAAGCGTCACGGACGCCACGCTGCGCCGGGCGACCCGGCTGACCCCCGGGCAACTGGAGCTGTGA